One window of Medicago truncatula cultivar Jemalong A17 chromosome 2, MtrunA17r5.0-ANR, whole genome shotgun sequence genomic DNA carries:
- the LOC25488175 gene encoding protein SRG1 — MAPVPISSINVGHIDDVQELRRTKPKTVPQRFVRDMTERPTLLSPQNSDMPVIDFSKFSKGNKEEVFNELSKLSTACEEWGFFQVINHEIDLNLMENIEDMSREFFMLPLDEKQKYPMAPGTVQGYGQAFVFSEDQKLDWCNMFALGIEPHYIRNSNLWPKKPARLSETIELYSRKIRKLCQNLLKYIALGLSLEEDVFEKMFGEAVQAIRMNYYPTCSRPDLVLGLSPHSDGSALTVLQQAKGSPVGLQILKDNTWVPVEPISNALVINIGDTIEVLTNGKYKSVEHRAVAHEEKDRLSIVTFYAPSYDLELGPMLELVDENHPCKYKRYNHGEYSKHYVTNKLQGKRTLDFAKMEIMNNTN, encoded by the exons ATGGCACCTGTACCTATTTCTAGCATCAATGTAGGACACATTGATGATGTACAAGAATTAAGAAGAACTAAGCCAAAGACAGTTCCTCAAAGATTTGTAAGAGACATGACAGAAAGACCAACACTTCTTTCCCCACAAAACAGTGACATGCCTGTCATTGATTTCTCTAAGTTTAGTAAAGGGAACAAAGAGGAAGTTTTCAATGAACTTTCTAAGCTTTCAACTGCTTGTGAGGAGTGGGGATTTTTTCAG GTGATTAATCATGAGATTGACCTTAATCTGATGGAGAACATAGAGGATATGAGTAGGGAGTTTTTCATGCTACCTTTGGATGAGAAACAGAAGTACCCTATGGCTCCAGGAACAGTCCAAGGTTATGGACAAGCTTTTGTTTTCTCAGAGGACCAAAAACTTGATTGGTGCAACATGTTTGCCTTAGGAATTGAACCTCACTATATTAGGAACTCAAATCTTTGGCCAAAGAAGCCAGCAAGACTCAG TGAAACAATTGAATTGTACTCAAGAAAAATCAGGAAACTCTGCCAGAATTTGCTGAAATACATAGCATTAGGCCTGAGTTTAGAAGAAGATGTTTTTGAGAAGATGTTTGGTGAAGCAGTACAAGCCATAAGGATGAATTACTATCCAACATGTTCAAGACCTGACCTTGTTTTGGGTTTGAGTCCTCATTCAGATGGCAGTGCCCTTACTGTGTTGCAGCAAGCTAAGGGAAGCCCAGTGGGTCTTCAAATACTTAAAGACAACACATGGGTCCCTGTTGAACCAATTTCAAATGCTCTTGTTATCAACATTGGAGACACAATAGAA gTTCTTACAAATGGAAAATACAAGAGTGTGGAGCATAGAGCTGTGGCTCATGAGGAAAAAGACAGACTCTCAATTGTGACATTTTATGCTCCTAGCTATGATCTAGAGCTAGGACCAATGCTTGAACTTGTGGATGAAAACCACCCATGCAAGTATAAAAGATACAATCATGGAGAGTATAGTAAACACTATGTAACAAATAAGTTACAAGGAAAGAGGACCCTGGACTTTGCCAAGATGGAAATTATGAATAATACAAACTAG